From a region of the Solanum stenotomum isolate F172 chromosome 2, ASM1918654v1, whole genome shotgun sequence genome:
- the LOC125854227 gene encoding premnaspirodiene oxygenase-like, whose protein sequence is METQQLPLIFFISLLLFLYFIFYLFQIWKKSKTLTKKLPPGPWKLPIIGNLHQLASHGGLPHHTLRTLSQKYGPLTHLQLGEISAIVVSSPEMAKEIMKTQDVRFATRPQSMTGSIIFYNYSDIALCPYGDYWRNMRKICVLELLSAKMVKSFNSIRQEEMSSLVSSIINSMPDESLVNLSNKIFWFTGSVTCRSAFGKVVHDQDKLIMLVKEAVSLSSGFDLTDLFPSHKWLHGISGMKSRLLKAHEKVDVILEKLINEHRENRANGNKGNGESGAEDLIDVLLRVMESGEFGMPITNQNIKAVIFEMFMAGAETSSTTIIWAFSEMIKNPGVMAKAQLEVREAFKGKKTFEDIDLEELKYLKLVIKETLRLHPAAPLLIPRECREETQIDGYNIPIKTKVIVNAWAIGRDSRYWHDDPESFIPERFENSSIDFRGNNFEFIPFGAGRRMCPGMLSGLATVGHSLAKLLYHFDWKLPDGVSVDDFDMTEAEGIAASRKNDLCLITTPFDLS, encoded by the exons ATGGAGACTCAACAATTACCCTTAATCTTCTTTATTTCACTCTTGTTATTTCTTTACTTCATATTCTATCTATttcaaatatggaaaaaatcAAAAACCTTAACCAAAAAATTGCCTCCTGGCCCATGGAAGCTACCTATTATCGGGAACTTGCACCAATTAGCGAGCCATGGAGGCCTGCCACATCACACTCTCCGAACCCTATCACAAAAATACGGGCCATTAACACACTTACAACTAGGAGAAATTTCCGCGATAGTTGTATCTTCACCTGAAATGGCAaaagaaatcatgaaaactcaagaTGTTCGTTTTGCAACTAGGCCTCAAAGTATGACTggaagtattattttttacaattatTCGGACATAGCATTATGTCCATATGGTGATTACTGGAGAAATATGCGCAAAATATGTGTCCTGGAACTTCTTAGTGCAAAAATGGTCAAATCATTTAACTCAATTCGACAAGAAGAGATGTCAAGTCTCGTCTCATCTATCATCAATTCTATGCCTGATGAGTCGTTGGTTAACCTATCGAATAAAATTTTTTGGTTTACAGGTTCTGTAACTTGTAGATCTGCTTTTGGGAAAGTTGTTCATGATCAAGATAAGTTGATTATGTTGGTGAAAGAGGCTGTTTCGTTGTCTTCAGGATTCGACTTAACTGACTTGTTTCCTTCACATAAATGGCTTCACGGGATCAGTGGGATGAAGTCTAGGTTATTGAAGGCTCATGAAAAGGTTGATGTGATTTTAGAGAAGCTCATTAATGAGCATCGCGAAAATAGAGCAAATGGTAACAAAGGTAATGGTGAGTCTGGAGCTGAAGATTTGATTGATGTTTTACTACGAGTCATGGAGAGTGGGGAATTTGGAATGccaatcacaaatcaaaatatcaaaGCAGTTATTTTT GAAATGTTCATGGCAGGAGCTGAAACATCATCGACAACAATTATTTGGGCGTTTTcagaaatgataaaaaatccAGGTGTTATGGCGAAAGCACAACTTGAAGTTAGAGAAGCCTTTAAAGGAAAGAAGACATTTGAAGATATCGATTTAGAGGAGTTGAAGTATTTGAAATTAGTGATAAAAGAAACACTAAGGTTACATCCCGCGGCTCCTCTATTAATCCCAAGGGAATGTAGAGAAGAAACACAAATTGATGGATACAATATACCTATCAAAACTAAAGTTATAGTGAATGCGTGGGCAATTGGAAGAGATTCTAGATATTGGCATGACGATCCAGAAAGCTTTATACCTGAGAGATTTGAGAATAGTTCTATTGATTTTAGAGGAAATAACTTTGAGTTTATTCCGTTTGGTGCAGGAAGAAGAATGTGTCCAGGAATGTTATCCGGTTTAGCTACTGTAGGGCATTCTTTAGCTAAGTTGTTGTATCACTTCGATTGGAAACTTCCTGATGGAGTTAGTGTTGATGATTTTGATATGACTGAAGCAGAAGGAATAGCTGCCAGTAGAAAGAATGATCTTTGCTTGATTACTACTCCTTTTGATCTCTCTTAA